In Carya illinoinensis cultivar Pawnee chromosome 10, C.illinoinensisPawnee_v1, whole genome shotgun sequence, one DNA window encodes the following:
- the LOC122278087 gene encoding uncharacterized protein LOC122278087 — protein MAGGNFMHRVMSYLVNELIVNSLANSPAFQRFAVRTSRRIEEVSSKAAQKQQELADRVKDLSKDFESFKNQ, from the exons ATGGCGGGTGGGAATTTCATGCACAGGGTTATGTCTTATCTTGTGAACGAGCTTATCGTTAATAGCCTTGCCAACAG TCCTGCATTTCAGAGGTTTGCAGTGAGAACGTCAAGGAGGATTGAGGAGGTTTCGAGTAAGG CTGCACAGAAGCAGCAAGAACTCGCTGACCGTGTGAAGGATCTGTCTAAAGATTTTGAG TCTTTCAAAAATCAGTGA